From Streptomyces sp. NBC_01754, a single genomic window includes:
- a CDS encoding PspA/IM30 family protein encodes MKRMGMIFRAKANKALDRAEDPRETLDYSYQKQLELLQKVRRGVADVATSRKRLELQLNQLQGQSSKLEDQGRKALALGREDLAREALSRRAALQQQVTDLETQHQTLQGEEEKLTLAAQRLQAKVDAFRTKKETIKATYTAAQAQTRIGEAFSGISEEMGDVGLAIQRAEDKTQQLQARAGAIDELLASGALDDQSGTAKDDIAAELDRISGGSDVELELQRMKAELAGGPSGQQQAIEGGAQDAAPQSQQSPHKFDKQ; translated from the coding sequence ATGAAGCGTATGGGGATGATCTTCCGCGCGAAGGCAAACAAGGCCCTTGACCGGGCCGAGGATCCGCGCGAGACCCTCGATTACTCGTACCAGAAGCAGCTGGAGCTGCTTCAGAAGGTACGCCGCGGCGTCGCCGATGTGGCGACCTCGCGCAAGAGGCTGGAGTTGCAGCTCAACCAGTTGCAAGGCCAGTCCTCCAAGCTGGAGGACCAGGGCCGCAAGGCGCTCGCGCTCGGTCGCGAGGACCTGGCCCGCGAGGCGCTGTCCCGGCGCGCCGCCCTCCAGCAGCAGGTGACCGACCTGGAGACGCAGCACCAGACGCTGCAGGGCGAGGAGGAGAAGCTCACCCTCGCGGCGCAGCGGCTCCAGGCCAAGGTCGACGCCTTCCGGACGAAGAAGGAGACCATCAAGGCCACCTACACCGCGGCCCAGGCCCAGACCCGGATCGGGGAGGCGTTCTCCGGCATCTCCGAGGAGATGGGCGACGTCGGCCTCGCGATCCAGCGGGCCGAGGACAAGACCCAGCAGCTCCAGGCCCGTGCCGGGGCCATCGACGAACTGCTGGCCTCCGGCGCCCTGGACGACCAGTCGGGGACGGCCAAGGACGACATCGCGGCCGAGCTGGACCGCATCTCCGGCGGCAGCGATGTAGAACTGGAGCTCCAGCGTATGAAGGCCGAGCTGGCCGGCGGTCCCTCCGGGCAGCAGCAGGCCATCGAGGGCGGTGCGCAGGACGCGGCACCGCAGTCGCAGCAGTCCCCGCACAAGTTCGACAAGCAGTGA
- a CDS encoding DUF3043 domain-containing protein, whose protein sequence is MFRSRSKEEKAPTGKVTADLSKQPRDPQAPKGRPTPKRSEAQTQRRRASSGAPLDRKAAMKRQREARRADLARQREALASGDERYLPPRDKGPVRRFVRDFVDSRFSVAEYFLPLAVLILVLSVIQVRNIQSLSLLLWLAVIALIVVDSIGLAFRLKRQLAQRFPDLPRRGAVAYGLMRTLQMRRLRLPKPQVKRGERP, encoded by the coding sequence GTGTTCCGTAGCCGTTCCAAGGAAGAGAAGGCCCCCACCGGCAAGGTGACGGCGGACCTCTCCAAGCAGCCCCGCGACCCACAGGCACCCAAGGGTCGCCCCACCCCCAAGCGAAGTGAGGCCCAGACACAGCGCAGGCGGGCGTCCAGCGGCGCGCCGCTGGACCGCAAGGCCGCCATGAAGCGCCAGCGGGAAGCACGCCGTGCCGACCTGGCCCGGCAGCGCGAGGCCCTCGCCTCGGGGGACGAGCGCTATCTGCCGCCGCGCGACAAGGGGCCCGTGCGCCGCTTCGTCCGTGACTTCGTGGACTCGCGGTTCAGCGTCGCGGAGTACTTCCTCCCGCTCGCGGTGCTCATTCTCGTGCTCAGCGTGATCCAGGTCCGCAACATCCAGAGCCTCTCGCTGCTGCTCTGGCTCGCCGTGATCGCGCTGATCGTGGTCGACTCCATCGGCCTCGCCTTCCGGCTGAAGCGTCAGCTGGCCCAGCGCTTCCCGGACCTGCCCAGGCGCGGCGCGGTGGCGTACGGCCTGATGCGTACGCTCCAGATGCGCCGGCTGCGGCTGCCGAAGCCCCAGGTCAAGCGCGGAGAGCGTCCCTGA
- a CDS encoding class I SAM-dependent methyltransferase: MEGLGGLRNVVRQELVARQLDEQIAARFPVGRRLRVLDVGMGQGTQALRLARAGHSVTGLESDDAMLRVARDALTGEPEGIRERMRIIQGDGRDTGVHFLPGSFDVVLCHGVLMYVPEPDPMLAGLARMLAPGGLLSLLVRNADALAMRPGTAGDFAGALAAFDSDVYTNRLGLEVRADRLGTLTSTLDGIAAPLHAWYGVRVFTDNVDNDAELPGTEELERVLALEDRAGRTDPYRRVAALLHLCGVRG, from the coding sequence CTGGAGGGGCTCGGTGGTCTCCGCAACGTCGTACGCCAGGAACTGGTCGCGCGGCAGCTGGACGAGCAGATAGCCGCGCGCTTCCCCGTGGGGCGGCGGCTGCGGGTGCTCGACGTCGGCATGGGCCAGGGCACGCAGGCGCTGCGGCTGGCGCGGGCCGGGCACTCGGTGACCGGTCTGGAGTCGGACGACGCGATGCTCCGGGTCGCCCGGGACGCCCTCACGGGTGAGCCCGAGGGCATCCGGGAGCGGATGCGGATCATCCAGGGCGACGGCCGGGACACCGGGGTGCACTTCCTGCCCGGCAGCTTCGACGTGGTCCTCTGCCACGGCGTGCTGATGTACGTCCCGGAGCCGGACCCGATGCTGGCGGGCCTGGCCCGGATGCTGGCACCCGGCGGCCTGCTCTCGCTGCTCGTACGGAACGCGGACGCGCTGGCGATGCGCCCCGGGACGGCGGGGGACTTCGCGGGCGCGCTGGCGGCGTTCGACTCGGACGTCTACACCAACCGGCTCGGCCTGGAGGTACGGGCGGACCGGCTCGGGACACTCACGTCCACCCTCGACGGCATCGCCGCCCCGCTGCACGCCTGGTACGGCGTACGCGTCTTCACGGACAACGTGGACAACGACGCGGAGCTGCCGGGCACCGAGGAGCTGGAGCGGGTGCTGGCCCTGGAGGACCGGGCCGGCCGGACGGACCCGTACCGCCGGGTGGCCGCGCTGCTGCACCTGTGCGGCGTACGCGGCTGA
- a CDS encoding S1C family serine protease, whose amino-acid sequence MDTSPRRSRVRRSLLSLSAGACVLALAGGCAGGTEPPPSGAPVRRAAAVGATDELQERYQAVIKDVLPSVVQVGASDSLGSGIVYDDKGHIVTNAHVVGDEKDFEVSVATGEKDLKASLVSSYPEQDLAVIKLDRVPRGLRAAKLGDADKVEMGQIVLAMGSPLGLSSSVTQGIVSALGRTVSESSAGGGTGATLADMVQTSAAINPGNSGGALVNLDSEVIGIPTLAATDPQLGDSAAPGIGFAIPVSTVRTIADQIIESGRVTDSGRAGLNITGRTVVDADYRPAGVAIVSAPKGGAAEKAGLRAGDIITRIGDTPVTTITSLSEALADDKPGQKVRLTYTRGEEKKTAEVTLGEI is encoded by the coding sequence ATGGACACCTCCCCCCGCCGCAGCCGGGTACGCCGCTCCCTCCTGTCCCTGTCCGCCGGTGCCTGCGTCCTCGCCCTGGCGGGCGGCTGCGCGGGCGGCACCGAGCCTCCTCCGTCCGGTGCCCCGGTACGGCGGGCGGCGGCGGTCGGCGCCACGGACGAGTTGCAGGAGCGGTACCAGGCGGTCATCAAGGACGTACTGCCCTCGGTGGTGCAGGTCGGCGCGTCGGACAGCCTCGGGTCGGGCATCGTCTACGACGACAAGGGCCATATCGTCACCAACGCCCACGTGGTGGGCGACGAGAAGGACTTCGAGGTCAGCGTCGCCACCGGGGAGAAGGACCTGAAGGCGTCGCTGGTCTCCTCCTATCCGGAGCAGGACCTGGCGGTCATCAAGCTCGACCGCGTCCCGCGCGGGCTGCGGGCCGCGAAGCTCGGCGACGCCGACAAGGTCGAGATGGGCCAGATCGTGCTGGCCATGGGCTCACCGCTCGGACTGTCCAGCAGCGTCACCCAGGGCATCGTCTCGGCGCTCGGCCGGACGGTCAGCGAGAGCAGCGCGGGCGGCGGCACCGGGGCCACGCTCGCCGACATGGTGCAGACCTCGGCGGCGATCAACCCCGGCAACAGCGGTGGCGCGCTGGTGAACCTGGACAGCGAGGTGATCGGCATCCCGACCCTCGCGGCGACGGATCCGCAGCTCGGCGACAGCGCGGCGCCGGGGATCGGGTTCGCGATCCCGGTCTCCACGGTACGGACGATCGCCGACCAGATCATCGAATCGGGCCGGGTCACCGACTCGGGCCGCGCGGGGCTGAACATCACGGGCCGCACGGTCGTCGACGCCGACTACCGGCCGGCCGGTGTGGCGATCGTGAGCGCGCCGAAGGGCGGGGCGGCGGAGAAGGCGGGTCTGCGCGCCGGGGACATCATCACCCGGATCGGTGACACCCCGGTCACCACGATCACCTCCCTCTCGGAGGCCCTGGCGGACGACAAGCCCGGTCAGAAGGTCAGGCTGACGTACACGCGGGGTGAGGAGAAGAAGACGGCCGAGGTCACGCTGGGCGAGATCTGA
- a CDS encoding bifunctional adenosylcobinamide kinase/adenosylcobinamide-phosphate guanylyltransferase: MELTLLGTGAPGGLPRPDCPCAVCASARGTRARAATSLLVDDALLLDLTPGVVFAAARAGRSTTGVRQVLLTHPHDGPALELPASLPPAGRVPDGQELTLISGHRVRAVAMDAPGTGYEVVSPTGERLLYLPPGGAPAGLAHRPAGPAGYDMVVLDVVGRPDAVAGLRAVDAVTATTEVIAVHLGHDAPPARELDRMLAAGGARAVPDGTTLPVGEFHTAPEPPRRTLVTGGARSGKSLEAERRLETFPEVVYVATGGRRDGDAEWADRIGLHRARRPAAWRTEETCELVELLEPEGPPLLIDCLSLWLTDAMDRVDAWDEALWADGGRDRLRIRVDALVRAVRGTPRTVVAVTNEVGSGVVPATPGGRRFRDELGRLNAAFAAECEHVLLVVAGQALVLRG; the protein is encoded by the coding sequence GTGGAACTGACACTGCTCGGCACCGGAGCCCCCGGCGGGCTGCCGCGGCCCGACTGCCCCTGCGCCGTCTGCGCGTCGGCCCGCGGCACGCGGGCGCGCGCCGCGACCTCGCTGCTGGTCGACGACGCGCTGCTGCTCGACCTCACCCCGGGCGTCGTGTTCGCCGCCGCCCGGGCGGGCCGATCGACCACCGGCGTACGCCAGGTGCTGCTGACCCACCCGCACGACGGCCCGGCCCTGGAGCTGCCCGCCTCGCTGCCCCCGGCCGGGCGGGTGCCGGACGGCCAGGAGCTGACCCTGATCAGCGGGCACCGGGTCAGGGCGGTGGCCATGGACGCCCCGGGGACCGGCTACGAGGTGGTCTCGCCGACGGGTGAGCGGCTGCTCTACCTGCCGCCCGGCGGTGCGCCGGCCGGCCTGGCCCACCGGCCTGCCGGACCGGCCGGCTACGACATGGTCGTCCTCGACGTCGTCGGGCGGCCCGACGCCGTGGCCGGACTGCGGGCCGTGGACGCGGTCACCGCCACCACCGAGGTGATCGCCGTGCATCTGGGCCATGACGCGCCCCCCGCCCGGGAGCTGGACCGGATGCTGGCGGCGGGCGGGGCCAGGGCCGTGCCGGACGGCACGACCCTGCCGGTGGGCGAGTTCCACACGGCGCCCGAGCCGCCCCGGCGCACACTGGTCACCGGCGGGGCCCGGTCCGGGAAGTCGCTGGAGGCCGAGCGGCGCCTGGAGACGTTCCCGGAGGTGGTGTACGTGGCCACCGGCGGCCGGCGGGACGGCGACGCGGAGTGGGCCGACCGGATCGGGCTGCACCGGGCGCGCCGGCCCGCCGCGTGGCGTACCGAGGAGACGTGCGAACTGGTGGAGCTGCTGGAACCGGAGGGTCCGCCGCTGCTGATCGACTGCCTGTCGCTCTGGCTCACGGACGCGATGGACCGGGTGGACGCCTGGGACGAGGCGCTCTGGGCGGACGGGGGCCGCGACAGGCTGCGGATCCGGGTCGACGCACTGGTCCGCGCGGTGCGCGGGACACCCCGCACCGTCGTGGCGGTGACCAACGAGGTCGGTTCCGGCGTGGTGCCGGCCACCCCGGGCGGGCGGCGCTTCCGGGACGAACTCGGCCGTCTGAACGCCGCGTTCGCCGCCGAGTGCGAGCACGTGCTGCTGGTGGTGGCGGGTCAGGCGCTGGTGCTGCGGGGCTGA
- the cobT gene encoding nicotinate-nucleotide--dimethylbenzimidazole phosphoribosyltransferase: MNLDDFSDLIERPDGSVRRGAEERRERLIVPPGSLGRLDELGEWLSAAQRSVPAKPVDRPRVVLFAGDHGVAGLDVSGRTAGSAHELVRAVLDGASPVAVMARRFSVPVRIVDAGLDCDPELLPESVVRHRVRRGSGRIDVEDALTAEEAEQAVRLGMRIADEEADSGTDLVVLGDLSVGGTTAAATLVAALCGTDASVVTGRGGAGIDDLAWMRKCAAIRDALRRARPVLGDQLELLAAVGGADLAATTGFLLQSAVRRMPVVLDGVVSAACALVAQRAAFRAPDWWLAGQVSGEPAQSKALDRMALTPLLDHGLSVGEGTGALLALPLVQAAAALAAELPERAGEAEPRDGDATEAAGSEPAAGSGEAAQAEATA, translated from the coding sequence GTGAATCTGGACGACTTCTCCGACCTGATCGAACGCCCCGACGGAAGCGTGCGTCGTGGTGCCGAGGAACGCCGGGAGCGGCTGATCGTGCCCCCCGGCTCCCTGGGCCGCCTCGACGAGCTGGGCGAATGGCTCTCCGCGGCCCAGCGGTCGGTGCCGGCCAAGCCGGTGGACCGTCCCCGCGTGGTGCTGTTCGCCGGTGATCACGGGGTGGCGGGGCTGGACGTGTCCGGCCGGACGGCCGGCAGCGCCCACGAGCTCGTCCGGGCGGTCCTGGACGGTGCGAGCCCCGTCGCGGTGATGGCCCGCCGGTTCTCCGTGCCCGTACGGATCGTCGACGCCGGCCTGGACTGCGATCCGGAACTGCTCCCCGAGTCCGTCGTACGCCACCGGGTGCGGCGGGGCAGCGGACGCATCGACGTCGAGGACGCGCTGACGGCCGAGGAGGCCGAGCAGGCCGTGCGCCTCGGTATGCGGATCGCGGACGAGGAGGCGGACTCCGGTACCGACCTGGTGGTCCTGGGCGATCTGAGCGTCGGCGGGACGACGGCGGCCGCGACCCTGGTCGCGGCGCTGTGCGGTACGGACGCCTCGGTGGTCACCGGGCGCGGGGGCGCGGGCATCGACGACCTGGCGTGGATGCGCAAGTGCGCCGCGATCCGGGACGCGCTGCGCCGGGCCCGGCCGGTGCTCGGGGACCAGCTGGAGCTGCTGGCCGCGGTGGGCGGCGCGGATCTGGCCGCGACGACCGGCTTCCTGTTGCAGAGCGCGGTGCGGCGGATGCCGGTGGTGCTGGACGGCGTGGTCTCGGCCGCCTGCGCCCTGGTGGCCCAGCGGGCGGCGTTCCGGGCCCCGGACTGGTGGCTGGCGGGCCAGGTGAGCGGGGAGCCGGCGCAGTCCAAGGCGCTGGACCGGATGGCGCTGACCCCGCTGCTGGACCACGGGCTGAGTGTCGGCGAGGGAACCGGGGCACTGCTGGCCCTGCCACTGGTACAGGCCGCGGCGGCGCTGGCCGCGGAACTCCCGGAGCGTGCCGGAGAGGCGGAACCGCGGGACGGGGACGCGACGGAGGCGGCCGGCTCCGAGCCGGCGGCGGGGTCCGGGGAAGCGGCCCAGGCGGAGGCCACCGCCTGA
- a CDS encoding adenosylcobinamide-GDP ribazoletransferase: MTSLNSHGVRFAFGTLTALPVRVSRWDREAARAGMLCAPLAGLVVGLLAAVPGALLMLAGAGPLLAAVASAALPAALTRGLHLDGLADTADGLGSGRPAEDALRIMKQSDIGPFGVITLLFVLLAQVAALFELYGRGWALGAAGTVAAAVVARLALTLASRRGVPPARPEGLGATVAGTVPPGAAAAVTALVVAGCAAAGTAAGGYGPLRYALAALAGPAAAQLLLRHCVRRFGGVTGDVFGALEETAATAVLLVLVLGG, from the coding sequence GTGACCTCCCTGAACAGCCACGGCGTCCGTTTCGCCTTCGGCACCCTGACCGCGCTCCCCGTCCGCGTCTCACGCTGGGACCGCGAGGCCGCGCGGGCCGGCATGCTCTGCGCGCCGCTCGCCGGGCTCGTGGTGGGACTGCTCGCGGCCGTGCCCGGGGCGCTGCTGATGCTCGCCGGGGCCGGCCCGCTGCTCGCGGCCGTCGCCTCCGCCGCACTGCCCGCCGCCCTGACCCGGGGCCTGCACCTGGACGGGCTGGCGGACACCGCGGACGGACTGGGCAGCGGCAGGCCGGCCGAGGACGCGCTGCGGATCATGAAGCAGTCGGACATCGGCCCGTTCGGCGTGATCACCCTGCTGTTCGTGCTGCTGGCGCAGGTGGCGGCCCTCTTCGAGCTGTACGGCCGGGGCTGGGCGCTCGGCGCGGCGGGGACGGTGGCCGCCGCCGTCGTGGCCCGGCTGGCACTCACGCTGGCCTCGCGCCGGGGTGTCCCGCCCGCCCGGCCGGAAGGGCTCGGGGCCACGGTCGCCGGTACGGTCCCGCCCGGTGCGGCGGCGGCCGTGACCGCCCTGGTGGTCGCGGGCTGCGCGGCGGCGGGCACGGCGGCGGGCGGCTACGGGCCGCTGCGGTACGCCCTCGCCGCCCTGGCCGGACCGGCGGCGGCACAGCTGCTGCTGCGCCACTGCGTGCGGCGCTTCGGCGGGGTCACCGGCGACGTGTTCGGGGCGCTGGAGGAGACGGCGGCCACGGCGGTGCTGCTGGTGCTGGTCCTGGGCGGGTGA
- a CDS encoding leucyl aminopeptidase yields the protein MTALTLSTAGAATLRADALVVGVAKGAKGPVVAPGAEAVDKAFDGKLADVLETLGASGAEGEVTKLPAPSGLKAPVVVAVGLGRAPEPDGAYDAEALRRAAGSAARALSDAKKAGFALPTESAEDAAAIAEGALLGAYAFTAYQGGEDKVAPKGARNGGPKQPLAEVALLGAKPRDKAFKAAAERAVALAEEINRARDLINTPPNDLYPESFAAVATAAGKEHGVKVQVLDEKALVKGGFGGLLGVGQGSAHGPRLVKLAYTHPKAEKTLALVGKGITYDSGGISLKPAGHNETMKCDMSGAAAVFAAVIAAARLGLRVNVTGWLALAENMPSGNATRPGDVLRMYSGKTVEVLNTDAEGRLVLADALTRASEENPDAIVDVATLTGAMILALGNRTFGVMSNDDAFRTSIHETAEEVGEASWPMPLPADLRKGMDSPTADIANMGERMGGGLVAGLFLQEFVGEDIAWAHLDIAGPAFHEGAPYGYTPKGGTGSSIRTLVRLAERTADGDLG from the coding sequence GTGACTGCTCTCACTCTCAGCACTGCCGGTGCGGCGACGCTGCGCGCCGACGCACTCGTCGTCGGCGTCGCCAAGGGCGCGAAGGGGCCGGTCGTGGCGCCGGGCGCCGAGGCCGTGGACAAGGCCTTCGACGGAAAGCTCGCAGACGTCCTGGAGACCCTGGGCGCCTCGGGTGCCGAGGGCGAAGTGACCAAGCTCCCCGCGCCGTCCGGCCTGAAGGCCCCGGTCGTGGTGGCGGTCGGTCTCGGCCGGGCCCCCGAGCCGGACGGTGCCTACGACGCCGAGGCCCTGCGCCGGGCCGCGGGCAGCGCGGCGCGCGCCCTGTCCGACGCGAAGAAGGCCGGTTTCGCGCTGCCGACGGAGTCCGCCGAGGACGCCGCGGCCATCGCGGAGGGCGCCCTGCTCGGCGCGTACGCCTTCACCGCCTACCAGGGCGGCGAGGACAAGGTCGCCCCCAAGGGCGCCAGGAACGGCGGGCCGAAGCAGCCGCTCGCCGAGGTCGCCCTGCTCGGCGCCAAGCCGCGCGACAAGGCGTTCAAGGCCGCCGCCGAGCGCGCCGTCGCCCTCGCGGAGGAGATCAACCGGGCCCGTGACCTGATCAACACCCCGCCGAACGACCTGTACCCGGAGTCCTTCGCCGCCGTCGCCACCGCGGCCGGCAAGGAGCACGGCGTCAAGGTCCAGGTGCTCGACGAGAAGGCCCTGGTCAAGGGCGGTTTCGGCGGACTCCTCGGCGTCGGTCAGGGCTCGGCGCACGGCCCCCGCCTGGTCAAGCTCGCCTACACCCACCCGAAGGCGGAGAAGACGCTCGCCCTGGTCGGCAAGGGCATCACCTACGACTCGGGCGGCATCTCGCTGAAGCCGGCCGGGCACAACGAGACGATGAAGTGCGACATGAGCGGTGCCGCCGCCGTGTTCGCCGCCGTCATCGCCGCCGCCCGCCTCGGCCTGCGAGTCAACGTCACCGGCTGGCTGGCGCTCGCCGAGAACATGCCGTCGGGCAACGCCACCCGTCCGGGCGACGTGCTGCGCATGTACAGCGGCAAGACCGTCGAGGTCCTCAACACCGACGCCGAGGGCCGGCTCGTCCTCGCCGACGCGCTGACCCGCGCCTCGGAGGAGAACCCGGACGCGATCGTGGACGTGGCGACCCTGACCGGCGCCATGATCCTGGCGCTGGGCAACCGCACCTTCGGTGTGATGTCCAACGACGACGCCTTCCGTACCTCGATCCACGAGACCGCCGAGGAGGTCGGCGAGGCGTCCTGGCCGATGCCGCTCCCCGCCGACCTGCGCAAGGGCATGGACTCCCCGACCGCCGACATCGCCAACATGGGCGAGCGGATGGGCGGCGGCCTGGTGGCCGGCCTGTTCCTCCAGGAGTTCGTCGGCGAGGACATCGCCTGGGCCCACCTGGACATCGCGGGCCCGGCCTTCCACGAGGGCGCGCCGTACGGCTACACCCCGAAGGGCGGCACCGGCTCCTCGATCCGCACGCTGGTCCGGCTGGCCGAGCGCACCGCCGACGGCGACCTGGGCTGA
- the lpdA gene encoding dihydrolipoyl dehydrogenase, with amino-acid sequence MANDASTVFDLVILGGGSGGYAAALRGAQLGLDVALIEKGKVGGTCLHNGCIPTKALLHAGEIADQARESAQFGVKATFEGIDMEAVHTYKDDVISGLYKGLQGLIASRKVHYIEGEGRLSSPTSVDVNGQRVQGRHVVLATGSVPKSLPGLEIDGNRIISSDHALKLDRVPKSAIVLGGGVIGVEFASAWKSFGSEVTIVEGLKHLVPVEDENSSKLLERAFRKRGIKFNLGTFFDKAEYTEDGVRVTLADGKTFEAEVLLVAIGRSPVSQGLGYEEAGVAMDRGYVLVDEYMRTNVPTISAVGDLVPTLQLAHVGFAEGMLVAERLAGLKTVPIDYDGVPKVTYCHPEVASVGISEAKAKEIYGADKVVALKYNLAGNGKSKILKTAGEIKLVQVKDGAVVGVHMVGDRMGEQVGEAQLIYNWEALPAEVAQLVHAHPTQNEAMGEAHLALAGKPLHSHD; translated from the coding sequence GTGGCGAACGACGCCAGCACCGTTTTCGACCTAGTGATCCTCGGCGGTGGCAGTGGCGGTTACGCCGCGGCCCTGCGCGGAGCGCAGCTGGGCCTGGACGTCGCACTGATCGAGAAGGGCAAGGTCGGCGGCACCTGCCTGCACAACGGCTGCATCCCCACGAAGGCGCTGCTGCACGCCGGCGAGATCGCCGACCAGGCCCGTGAGTCGGCCCAGTTCGGTGTGAAGGCCACCTTCGAGGGCATCGACATGGAGGCCGTCCACACGTACAAGGACGACGTGATCTCCGGCCTGTACAAGGGCCTACAGGGTCTGATCGCCTCGCGCAAGGTCCACTACATCGAGGGTGAGGGCCGGCTCTCGTCGCCCACCTCGGTGGACGTGAACGGCCAGCGCGTCCAGGGCCGCCACGTGGTCCTCGCGACCGGTTCCGTGCCGAAGTCGCTGCCCGGCCTGGAGATCGACGGCAACCGGATCATCTCCTCGGACCACGCGCTGAAGCTGGACCGCGTCCCGAAGTCCGCCATCGTCCTGGGCGGCGGCGTGATCGGCGTCGAGTTCGCCTCGGCGTGGAAGTCCTTCGGCAGCGAGGTCACGATCGTCGAGGGCCTGAAGCACCTGGTCCCGGTCGAGGACGAGAACAGCTCGAAGCTCCTGGAGCGCGCGTTCCGCAAGCGCGGCATCAAGTTCAACCTCGGCACCTTCTTCGACAAGGCCGAGTACACCGAGGACGGTGTGCGGGTCACCCTCGCCGACGGCAAGACCTTCGAGGCGGAGGTGCTGCTGGTCGCGATCGGCCGCAGCCCGGTCTCGCAGGGTCTGGGTTACGAGGAGGCCGGGGTCGCCATGGACCGCGGCTACGTCCTCGTCGACGAGTACATGCGGACCAACGTCCCGACGATCTCCGCCGTGGGCGACCTGGTCCCGACCCTCCAGCTGGCGCACGTCGGCTTCGCCGAGGGCATGCTCGTCGCGGAGCGGCTGGCCGGCCTCAAGACCGTGCCGATCGACTACGACGGTGTCCCGAAGGTGACGTACTGCCACCCCGAGGTCGCCTCCGTGGGCATCTCCGAGGCCAAGGCCAAGGAGATCTACGGTGCGGACAAGGTCGTCGCCCTCAAGTACAACCTCGCGGGCAACGGCAAGAGCAAGATCCTCAAGACGGCGGGCGAGATCAAGCTCGTCCAGGTCAAGGACGGTGCCGTGGTCGGCGTCCACATGGTCGGTGACCGTATGGGCGAGCAGGTCGGCGAAGCCCAGCTGATCTACAACTGGGAGGCGCTGCCGGCCGAGGTCGCGCAGCTCGTCCACGCCCACCCGACACAGAACGAGGCGATGGGCGAGGCCCACCTCGCCCTCGCCGGCAAGCCGCTTCACTCCCACGACTGA